In the Colias croceus chromosome 1, ilColCroc2.1 genome, attaaaaaaaacatctgtATGATAGTAAAGCGAAACTAAAACTGAAGGTAATTGAAGCTCAAAATTTGTACTTACGTACTTGGAATTACGGGTGGAATTTGTGGGTAGAATAAGAATGAGTAAACAAACAATGTTATCTCAGTTACAGAGGtttatgcatataaaatttactcgCTGTCTCAGTTATAGAGGTAACTATGATGATAAATCGAAAGAACAAATCCCAGATATAGAGGTTTACCTCGTCTCACTAATAGAGGTAATTCAGTGCCAAAGTGTTGGGACCTTAGCATGAGTTCCAGTTATGGAGGTTTCTCACTTATCCAGGTCCCACTTAACCAAGTTTCACTgtactattatattaaacttaatttgAATCTTTGAATCAAAATTGCTTATTAACGACCTTTTAGTCTTTTATTAGCATCATCTGTATATTTGTATACGGTAACAGGctcctttagactcgatttaGGCTCACTATACACgaacagatttaattcaaactttgtacaccaAAGTTCGGTGACAACAGGTacaaaaatttcatgagattATCTTATTTaggttaaaacaaacataaatctttataaaatgGAGATTATATCTCCAGGcaattaagtttaaattatatctttGGGCAACACAGATTGCCAGTAAAATCTCTTAGAATAAAACATGAATGTCACTTTACTTACCATGTTTATGATCATCATCGTCGTCTTCTCGTTTATAGTGCTGAACAGGCAGAGGTGAGACTAGCCAATTGCGATGTCTTTTAGCCGGCGGCGACTTGTCCTCCAACGCTGTGATATCCACCTCCTCATCGGGGTCTTCAGAATCCACCTCCTGTGGAGGAGCTGGCGCTTCACCGCCTTCCAAAGACTTGCTGACGAAGTCCGCCAGCCGCTCCATAACCATTACTGTAATGCCTAGTGCCTCAGGCACACGTAGTCGCGCGCGGCCATGTCTCGACACGGTCTAAAGATCACACTGCAGCAGAGGCGGGATAACGCCTACATCACCATAATTCCGCTAGTGCACTAAAATATCAACCCTATTATCGAAAGCTTAGCATAGGAAGCTGTTTGTTTTCGTAATGAGGGCGGGCGACAAACTCCGCCCTGCGATCGCGCAGGCGCCCTCAGCAGCAGCCGGCACGGAAGGAACACTAAAGTAGCCGCCGGCGAATCATACACGCCTACATTATCATCATTACAATgataatgaatttttaaaatggtccCTTGTAAGGTGTACGTTGAAAGCTCATAAAGTATGCAAAAAAGTGTCGATTAAAATAATCGAACGAATGTATTCGTGAAGGTGTGTAcagtgaataaataaaatctccAATATAATTTGgtaagtaaaaattaaatttaatactacAAACTACTGCTTGTAGAGTTATTACTAACATAAGCGTTTAGATCAGTAGTAATTATTATCTCAGATaagcttaattaaaaattaaacgtgTAAGTATAtgggtataaataaaactatagaaGTATcgataagtataattatttatttatcaaatagcAAAACACTACCTATGTAAATTCCTGTACAAAATAAGCTACAGTCACGATACCAGTTTATTTTCGTTATAACTCAAGTccaaaatacttataaatgcTTCAATATCATCTAAGTAGGTAAACCTCTATATAATCGCGGCAGTAACTCCAAATCCCAGTCTGAATTTATCGTTAGGATGGTTTAAAAGCGCAGAAATAGCGCAAGCCAACTGGGCCCGTTTACCGCCCAACGATCGCTGTAAAGTCGCTCCGACTAACCCGTCGGAGTCTGCGGACCCTCGCATGGTCCAGTCGTCGGTATGCCATTCGTAAGCCAGGGTAGCTACAGCCCGCCGTATGGAAAAACCTACCTGAAATTTAAGATAACTGCAGCATAATCACTAATCAATATTCAACACCTAATTGGACTGGGATTTTTCATATAAACCATTCTTGCGATAAAAAATGCCACGtaggtaatatgtatatgtatgtataagcacagactaataataatatactacgtatacaagtatAAGcgatattacaatttatgacTTAAAACCTAACGAAATAAAAAGGGTAGGTACAAATAGTCGCTAGTATaacttattgtttattatccGACTTCAAATAAAAGGAGATTATCAATTCAgctggtatatttttttttgttttatgctGCTGATGAATACGGATTTTCTCTATAGAAACTGTTTTCCGAAGGGgtggtaaatattaatttgactAGGTATTCTAGTGTTAGAGATTGAATGTTGATATTGATGATTATTTCATACCTCAAGCATAGCAGCAACCGTTAAAAATGGTTTCAAAGCTCTCGCGTAACATAAATCTAATCCACGGTTGCCAAGTGTAGCACTGATAGAATGATCTTCATTCGCCCATCGCCCTGCGCCGGACGCTGAACTTAACTCTGCTCCATAACCCCTCGCTACTATTTCAGCTCCTAAAGATAACTGCTCCGTCACCGCCTATAATAATTACGTTAAATCAATCCCAAGTCAATACGATATTATCTACCAAagctaaataatttaaaaatcaacaaataTTACCTGTAAATAATGCAGTGCTATAAATTCTCGATTAACAGCTATTATTGACGCTGTGAAACTGTTGAAATAGGCATCAAATATGCTCTCAAAGCTATAGAACTCCCCATCACCAATCTGAGCTACGACGGTGGCCCTTGTGCCTTGTGTCGGTCCTACACGCATTTCACAGCTCATTTGCCCGCCAGGTGCTGCttccattataaaatatggCAGTCCTataggtttatttttatccacATATGATAAAAGCAGTTTATATCCACCAGGCGATACAGAACTAAACGATAAAGTATGACCCAAAACCCAATTATTACTTGCGCCTTGTTTTACTGAGACACATGCGCCTTCAAAACATTGAGGGAGACGATATCGCGCTGCATTATGGATATGCCTCAATAATCCAGGATTTACAGCTCCTGCGGGGAGCTCCCCTGGCTCTTTGTGTCCAGAACAAACTCGACCGGTTCTGGAACCTGTTACTCCTGCTCCGGTCTTACCACGATCTCCTGTAGTGGTTTTAGAACTGTCCCGAACGGTACACTCACATTTTCTTGGAGATGATGCGTCGCCACCAGCATATTTATCAGGAGTTGGGTCTTTTCGAGGAGAGTTTGTCTGGGAGCAAGGCTTCGACTTTGCATATATCGTTTCAAAAGAAACgaatcttaataaattatatagagacggtttaaaattatgattataatatgattcaTCTAtagtcattttattataaagtgaaaaaatatatttactatcaatataaaaagGCTTATGACAAATGGTGACAAATTTTGgaagttttttaaaaatatttttttgtaatgcaATGCATTTGGCAACAGACTACAGAGAAACGATATATTAGGTAGTAGATCGATATAAGAATTGATCAAAATATTCGTTGTTGGGTTTTAGAGCAGGCTCCAAGGAGATgttcgtttgcaaaaatagcggacctaaatctgacttctgatatatattgtatagatcccagacatcctatagacagatgttgccaaccagttttgtggtccccctccccccaccccggtaattaaatatggcattcaaagaaaaaaataaaaatttccaaaacatgccgTAAATggggtatcaaatgaaagagcttattgagtagatcacgaatatatagcatactataacatttcttacactttctctaagattttttagaaaatttacgaaaatgctccatttttgagttaactttaaaccactatagattgaaaactcatgaatatattttttaaattattattttaaataattaacaatagctCATTGTTTACGATTCAATAGTTTGTAATAAGTGAGCTATATGTATGTGGTGGATTTGATGACCccacaaaatgttttaaattgcaaGGCGCAACTCTCACCGAAGTTACCGATTTGAAATCTAATCACACAGAGGCTGATTCAAGAATGTTCTGCCATATTGCAGAGATAATTATTCTAAGCCCTGACaccgatatttttgtattaggcCTTTACTTCTGGCATAAACTTGAAAATGTACTCGCCATATTTGACTGCTCCCCCCACTCCCCCATGCAACTATTTCACTGTACGAACTATTGAATCGTAAACAAtggactattgttaattatttaaaataataatttaaaaaatatattcatgagttttcaatctatagtggtttaaagttaactcaaaaatggagcattttcgtaaattttctaaaaaatcatagagaaagtgtaagaaatattatagtatgctatatattcgtgatttactcaataagctctttcatttaataccccacacggcatgttttggaaatttttatttttttctttgtatgccatatttaattaccggggTGGGGAGAGGGGGACCAtaaaactggttggcaacatctgtctataggatgtctgggatctatacaatatatatcagaagtcagatttaggtccgctatttttgcaaacgaaacTCCACTGAGAGTCCGGTCTATTTAGATACGCTCTTTCTTTTCTTTGTTCTTATTAGCACCATAATAAACTCTTCTACTGTGGCTAGGGCTACTACttttaggtattttaaatgtattaatctactaattaaaaattatgtttagttTTTCGTTGTCGTatatttaggtacttaaatcTCAATATCTACTCAACTTCCCAAATAACAAATAGGTTATaaagtatgtaaaaaaatctGAACCTGTTGATTTTATAAACCAAATCAAATCTTAACTTCTCTATTTAATACAATGacaaaaatcttataaattataacggGTACATGTTTTTACACTGTGTTTTTACAACTCCTCCtttcactatttatttatttttttacgttttgtCTACAGTGGTAACTCTGACAGAATCAGGATTGTCAGGATTTCGGggaatttttatttccttCGAGTCTTTGACGTTTTGTTTACAAGTTTTTGTCTTTTGACGTTTTGATATTATCAGTTGTTGAGTTGTCAATGTGGTTACtgtttattattgatttttttatgtagtCCAGATACTTCTTTGGACATTTTTCATTGCAATAAGTTTCTGAAAACTAATATTCTATCACAGCAATGAGCAATAAATTGAGTGCAAAGTTTTTGGAATTACTACGTAACTTAAAGCCAGATGCAGTTCCTCGTCCACCGCGACCCGaagaatttaatgaaaatattcagGATCAAGATGAGAATGTGAACTATTCCAATACCAACAGATCCGAAGATGGCAATGCAAATGATTTGAAAAAAGGCAAAAAGAAGCCAAAGTACAAAAAATCTTTTTCCACACCCAATGACGAACCATCTTCTGCTTTCGACGAAGACGATAATGATAGACGTAGTAGTAATGGAAGCAGTGTTGTTAATACGCAATGTACGTATTAAATCCTTGTTTTTTCTGCAATCATAgcctatttaaaaatattctttgtTCATGACAGTATGAGGAACATGAATGTAGCCAATAAAACAACCAATAAGATAATGTTATTTTCCTGTTGTCATTGAGCGCATCATACAGAGTGTAATCCTATTGGTGCAATTGCTATTTCTTATGAACAAAGCATGATGATGAATATCACTGAAATTTAGTTTTCCCAATAccaaataaatgatatacaaATTCATTTAACTTTCTGTTACAGCTGGCGGAAATGTGATAAATATTGTCAATGCAAGTAACATTCGCTGGGGGAATGAGTTTGTCTACTATTTGGGGCCGGTCAATGGTCACCCACAAAAAAGTAGTCCTAAGCATGATGAAGAACAAGTCGAAAAAACAAACCTTATTTCTCTACTAATGGAATCAAAAATTAAGGTCAATATCATTTTATCTATAtcttctatatataaaaatgaaacccgttttccttggtcacaGCATCACGTGTGAATGGCTGGGCCGATTTTgattattcttttttataatattcctcaaagtacaaggatggttcttatggagagaaaacataaacatgtaccacgggtgaagccggggcagacAATTTATAcacaactagcggtccgccccggcttcgcccgtggtacatattaacgttttctctacataagaaccatcctcgtacttcaaggaatataataaaaaaagaattatcgaaatcggttcagccgttctcgagttatggaattacaacgaaaagtggcattgatttttatatattagatttatgaattttgatttgacaataattttgtttctGAAATTCACTCATTTTACAGATGATTTtctaacattattatattttattgcagcCTGAACATGAATACATCGattatatttctaaaaatcTGGGCAAGAACTGGTACAGCATATTCCGAGCTCTTGGATATACTCGTGGACAAATAGAAACGGCAGAAATTGATATGGCCAAAAATGGTGTTGCTGAGGTCAGATGTTTCATTACTTAttcttatataattcaacctcaataaaatattaaggtcTTAATCAAAAAATGTGAACTTCCCAAAAAGTTGGAAGATAACTTGGATATCTTAATCATAGTAATaatcatatatgtatatgggCACTTGATGGTAGTCATCttctactatataaaaataagttgggTTTTCGTTCCTGAtgctataactccagaatgcACAAACCGATTTCCATGGTTTTGCATTTGTTGGAAAGGTCTCAGGCTCCTTGAGGTTTAAACCTCCAGCAAAGAAAAGGTAtctctggtggcgaaacggagtacgcccggtttgctagcattttctatttaataagTATGTAGAACAAATCCAAACTTgcgtttttattaattttatctgtCATATCCAACACGCAGTGTTAATAATCCTTTGCTTTATTTGCAagtctgtatatttttctGGAAATTGCAATCTACTTAATACTTACTGATAAAAGTGATTGCATAccaaaaatcaattttatctgTACATACTTAAagtgtatttttgttttgatacattttatagatatggatgttcattcatttattaatcgAAATAGCAGATAAACAGATACCAATTTTATAGTATAggtttacttttatttttatatttatttaatagggCAAGGTACTAGATGTTACTTGCCTTTCTCTCTTATTATATGCAACTTAAATACCTATTAAGTTTCGACCtaaataaaacagttaaaTTTCTTATATTCCAGTCTATttgaaatcttaaaaaaactCGATAGGAAcacaaacaaagttttgtacaaacatttttaaggaatagaataaattatttgatcactAGGTAGGATCAAatttattctgtttttttataaatttctcaTTTAAAAAAGCACTTGAATGCtgtaaaacttattattaatagtatgTCACGAGATAAATAAAGAGATAACAAAcacatatattttcatttttcgccAAAAGGTTACAATGAATTgtacaattaataatgtaaatataactACAGGCTCGCTACAAGCTGCTCTTGGATTGGGTGCGAAATGACGATGATGGTACTCTAGGCAAACTCGCGACCGTTCTGTGGGATGAAGGGGAAAGGCATGTGGTGAAGGAACTAGCGGCCTTGTACAAAAGGAACAAGAAGTAACTTGAGGCTAATATTGTGATATTGTGTGTAATTGATTAAGGAAACGGTGTTTTTTTTGTGTTGAATGTAAAAGGTTTATGAAACCGTAGAATACTCTAATAAATGAGTTTTACTTGCTGCCAGTGAGTGGAAATATGAGGACAGAACGTTTTTTAAATGATTCTCCAAATTACAATAAAGGTTATTGTCATGTCATGTcttcatttcattcatattatattagtggGTATTGTGAAGTATCTGGGAAGAAAAGTACTGTAAGTAGTTTGATTGCCGGATATTAGTGGATGTTTAAAAATCGATAAAATGCAGtttatttcctttttaaaGGAATGTTTTCTGTCAGCAATTTTTTTCGCgtcacctgatgttaagtgcaTTGCGTCGCCCATAGGCACCAGTAATGCCGGGGAAATTGTCAGTGCGTTGCCGG is a window encoding:
- the LOC123696339 gene encoding mitochondrial import receptor subunit TOM40 homolog 2-like; translation: MTIDESYYNHNFKPSLYNLLRFVSFETIYAKSKPCSQTNSPRKDPTPDKYAGGDASSPRKCECTVRDSSKTTTGDRGKTGAGVTGSRTGRVCSGHKEPGELPAGAVNPGLLRHIHNAARYRLPQCFEGACVSVKQGASNNWVLGHTLSFSSVSPGGYKLLLSYVDKNKPIGLPYFIMEAAPGGQMSCEMRVGPTQGTRATVVAQIGDGEFYSFESIFDAYFNSFTASIIAVNREFIALHYLQAVTEQLSLGAEIVARGYGAELSSASGAGRWANEDHSISATLGNRGLDLCYARALKPFLTVAAMLEVGFSIRRAVATLAYEWHTDDWTMRGSADSDGLVGATLQRSLGGKRAQLACAISALLNHPNDKFRLGFGVTAAII
- the LOC123694006 gene encoding uncharacterized protein LOC123694006; the encoded protein is MSNKLSAKFLELLRNLKPDAVPRPPRPEEFNENIQDQDENVNYSNTNRSEDGNANDLKKGKKKPKYKKSFSTPNDEPSSAFDEDDNDRRSSNGSSVVNTQSGGNVINIVNASNIRWGNEFVYYLGPVNGHPQKSSPKHDEEQVEKTNLISLLMESKIKPEHEYIDYISKNLGKNWYSIFRALGYTRGQIETAEIDMAKNGVAEARYKLLLDWVRNDDDGTLGKLATVLWDEGERHVVKELAALYKRNKK